The following proteins come from a genomic window of Geminicoccaceae bacterium SCSIO 64248:
- the trmFO gene encoding methylenetetrahydrofolate--tRNA-(uracil(54)-C(5))-methyltransferase (FADH(2)-oxidizing) TrmFO has protein sequence MAAQPIHVIGGGLAGSEAAWQIARTGVPVVLHEMRGVRATPAHQTDGLAELVCSNSFRSDDALNNAVGLLHEEMRRLDSLIMAMGDRHKVPAGGALAVDRVAFSQAVQGALEAEPLVTIRREAVDELPPADWGSVIVATGPLTSAPLAEAIREAGGEEHLAFFDAIAPIVHTDSIDMTKAWHQSRYDKVGPGGTGKDYINCPLDRAQYEAFIRGLVDGETHDFKDWEKDTPYFEGCLPIEVMASRGPETLRYGPMKPVGLTNPHTSERAYAIVQLRQDNALGTLYNLVGFQTKLTHGEQVRLFRTIPGLEKAEFARLGGLHRNTFINSPRLLDDRLRFRKRPHIRFAGQVTGVEGYVESAAIGLLAGRFAAAEALGEPMMPPPAETAHGALLAHITMGAEAETFQPMNINFGLLPPPEGKLKRQERKPHQARRALASLDAWIGGARQAA, from the coding sequence ATGGCGGCACAGCCGATCCACGTCATTGGCGGCGGCCTGGCCGGCTCGGAGGCCGCGTGGCAGATCGCGCGCACGGGCGTGCCGGTCGTCCTGCACGAGATGCGCGGCGTCCGTGCGACCCCGGCACACCAGACGGACGGCCTGGCCGAGTTGGTCTGCTCGAATTCGTTCCGTTCGGACGACGCGCTCAACAACGCCGTGGGCCTGCTGCACGAGGAGATGCGGCGGCTGGATTCCCTGATCATGGCGATGGGCGACCGCCACAAGGTTCCCGCCGGCGGCGCGCTGGCGGTCGACCGGGTCGCCTTCTCCCAAGCCGTGCAAGGCGCGCTCGAGGCGGAGCCCCTGGTGACGATCCGGCGCGAGGCGGTCGACGAGTTGCCACCGGCCGACTGGGGCTCGGTGATCGTCGCCACCGGCCCGCTGACCTCGGCGCCGCTCGCCGAGGCGATCCGGGAGGCCGGCGGCGAGGAGCATCTCGCCTTCTTCGACGCGATCGCGCCGATCGTCCACACCGACAGCATCGACATGACCAAGGCGTGGCACCAGTCGCGCTACGACAAGGTCGGCCCCGGCGGCACCGGCAAGGACTACATCAACTGCCCGCTCGACCGCGCGCAGTACGAAGCGTTCATCCGGGGCCTGGTCGACGGCGAGACGCACGACTTCAAGGACTGGGAGAAGGACACGCCCTATTTCGAGGGCTGCCTGCCGATCGAGGTCATGGCGTCGCGCGGTCCGGAAACGCTGCGCTACGGGCCGATGAAGCCGGTCGGGCTGACCAATCCGCACACGAGCGAACGCGCCTACGCCATCGTCCAGCTTCGCCAGGACAACGCGCTTGGCACGCTCTACAACCTGGTGGGTTTCCAGACCAAGCTGACCCATGGCGAGCAGGTTCGGCTGTTCCGCACGATCCCGGGCCTTGAGAAGGCGGAGTTCGCGCGGCTGGGCGGCCTGCATCGCAACACCTTCATCAACAGCCCCCGCCTGCTCGACGACCGGCTCCGCTTCCGAAAGCGGCCGCATATCCGCTTCGCCGGCCAGGTCACCGGCGTCGAGGGCTATGTCGAGAGCGCCGCGATCGGCCTGCTCGCCGGCCGGTTCGCCGCGGCCGAAGCGCTGGGCGAGCCGATGATGCCGCCGCCTGCCGAAACGGCGCACGGCGCGCTGCTGGCGCACATCACGATGGGCGCCGAGGCCGAGACGTTCCAGCCGATGAACATCAATTTCGGCCTGCTGCCGCCGCCCGAGGGCAAGCTCAAGCGGCAGGAGCGCAAGCCCCACCAGGCACGGCGCGCGCTGGCCAGCCTCGATGCCTGGATCGGCGGAGCGCGTCAGGCGGCCTGA
- a CDS encoding type II toxin-antitoxin system HigB family toxin has protein sequence MNVVARATLLAFVAKHPDADASIRHIYATLRGAKWGTSADVKATFPSASIVTAERVVLNVARNKYRLVIAIDYRRQHVWVKWIGTHAVYDTIDVRTVEHEP, from the coding sequence ATGAACGTCGTTGCCCGAGCCACGTTGCTCGCGTTCGTGGCGAAGCATCCGGACGCCGACGCCTCGATCCGGCATATCTACGCGACGCTTCGTGGGGCGAAATGGGGGACGAGCGCGGATGTCAAAGCGACGTTTCCCAGTGCGAGCATCGTGACGGCAGAGCGTGTCGTGCTTAACGTCGCCCGCAACAAATACAGGCTGGTAATTGCGATTGACTATCGTCGCCAGCATGTATGGGTGAAGTGGATCGGTACGCACGCAGTGTACGATACGATCGATGTCAGGACAGTCGAGCATGAGCCGTGA
- a CDS encoding transcriptional regulator has product MSRDLRLIQTEADYRAAMGELESLWGAEPGTPEGDRLDVVLLLIRTYEDEHHAIPLPDPVELIRYTLEERGLKQKDLIPLFGSASLVSEVLSRKRGLTLNAIRALHETFDLPYEALIDGGRERAAA; this is encoded by the coding sequence ATGAGCCGTGATCTTCGCTTGATCCAGACCGAGGCCGACTACCGGGCCGCGATGGGCGAGCTCGAATCCCTGTGGGGTGCGGAACCGGGCACGCCCGAGGGCGACCGTCTCGATGTCGTGCTCCTGCTCATCCGGACCTATGAGGACGAGCATCACGCGATCCCGTTGCCCGATCCGGTCGAACTGATCCGCTACACGCTGGAAGAGCGGGGCTTGAAGCAGAAGGACCTCATCCCGCTGTTCGGCTCGGCGAGCCTCGTCTCGGAGGTCCTGTCGCGCAAGCGCGGGCTGACGCTCAACGCGATCCGGGCACTGCACGAGACGTTCGATCTGCCCTATGAGGCGCTGATCGACGGTGGCAGGGAGAGAGCGGCGGCGTAG
- a CDS encoding osmoprotectant NAGGN system M42 family peptidase, whose amino-acid sequence MQSLPIDTTYLIDLLRRLLSTPSPTGMTDQITRLACAEFEALGIPFELTRRGAIRADLEGARHSPDRAVVAHLDTLGAMVRALKPNGRLAILPVGTYSARFATGSRVTVFCDGTRNYRGTVLPLKASGHVYNEEIDTQPTDWDHVEVRLDERFETIDDLMRGEIHVGDHIALDTGFEMSDTGFINARHLDDKAGVAAMLTAVKAVRDAGVALPIDCHVLLTISEEVGVGASHVLHGDVAEMVSIDNGTLAPGQNTCPYGVTISMMDSSGPFDWHLTRRLIRICQEHRIVHSRDVFRYYRSDAAAALEAGNDIRTALVCFALDSSHGFERTHIESLTELATLIGLYMQAPPVSTRDAEPLSTMSSSVRVPTE is encoded by the coding sequence GTGCAAAGCCTGCCGATCGACACGACCTATCTCATCGACCTGCTGCGGCGGCTCCTGTCGACGCCGAGCCCGACCGGCATGACCGACCAGATCACGCGGCTCGCCTGCGCCGAGTTCGAGGCGCTGGGCATACCGTTCGAGCTGACGCGGCGCGGCGCGATCCGGGCCGACCTGGAAGGCGCGCGCCACAGTCCGGACCGCGCCGTCGTCGCCCATCTCGACACGCTGGGCGCGATGGTCCGCGCCCTGAAGCCGAACGGCCGCCTGGCCATCCTCCCGGTCGGCACCTATTCGGCGCGCTTCGCGACCGGCAGCCGCGTCACCGTCTTTTGCGACGGAACGCGGAACTATCGCGGCACGGTCCTTCCGCTCAAGGCGTCCGGGCACGTCTACAACGAGGAGATCGACACCCAGCCGACCGATTGGGATCATGTCGAGGTCCGCCTGGACGAGCGCTTCGAAACGATCGACGACCTGATGCGCGGCGAGATCCACGTCGGCGACCACATCGCGCTCGACACCGGTTTCGAGATGAGCGACACCGGCTTCATCAACGCCCGTCATCTCGACGACAAGGCAGGCGTCGCCGCCATGCTGACCGCCGTGAAAGCGGTCCGCGACGCCGGGGTCGCCCTGCCGATCGACTGCCATGTGTTGCTGACCATATCGGAGGAAGTGGGGGTCGGGGCCAGCCACGTCCTGCACGGCGACGTCGCGGAAATGGTCTCGATCGACAACGGCACGCTGGCGCCGGGCCAGAACACCTGCCCCTACGGCGTGACCATCTCGATGATGGACTCCAGCGGCCCGTTCGACTGGCATCTGACGCGCCGCCTGATCCGGATCTGCCAGGAGCACCGCATCGTCCACAGCCGGGACGTGTTCCGCTACTACCGCTCGGACGCGGCGGCCGCCCTGGAAGCCGGCAACGACATCCGCACCGCGCTCGTCTGCTTCGCGCTCGACTCCTCGCACGGATTCGAGCGGACCCACATCGAATCGCTGACCGAGCTCGCCACGCTGATCGGGCTCTACATGCAGGCGCCGCCGGTCTCGACCCGGGACGCCGAGCCGCTCAGCACGATGTCGTCGAGCGTCCGCGTTCCGACGGAGTGA
- a CDS encoding S1C family serine protease yields the protein MTALACRVLLLLVPLLAFRPAAAQQEALDAVVAVRASVPSEARTAQSLGTSRSGSGVVIDDSGLILTIGYLVVEAETIEVEYGERQVLPAELVAYDHESGFGLVRTALPVAVSPLRFGDSDALTEETPVLVASRMNVLAVEAAYVRDRRTFAGSWEYLLDDAIFTAPPFPHFGGAALIDSEGRLVGIGSLIVPDAGPRGRPMPGNMFVPVGALEPILADLLAEGRRSGAEQPWLGVTLAEDRGHVWVQRVAPDGPAAQAGLGAGDLLVGVAGTSTPDLVEFYRRVRALGAAGVEVPLNRLNGSRIEDVIVRSTDRASYLREPSGL from the coding sequence ATGACCGCTCTCGCCTGCCGTGTCCTGCTGCTCCTCGTGCCCTTGCTGGCGTTTCGGCCCGCCGCCGCGCAACAGGAAGCCCTCGATGCCGTCGTCGCCGTGCGGGCGAGCGTCCCGTCCGAGGCACGCACGGCGCAATCGTTGGGAACCAGCCGAAGCGGATCGGGCGTGGTGATCGACGACAGCGGCCTGATCCTGACGATCGGCTATCTCGTGGTCGAGGCCGAGACGATCGAGGTCGAGTACGGCGAGCGCCAGGTCCTGCCGGCCGAGCTGGTCGCCTACGATCACGAGAGCGGCTTCGGCCTGGTGCGCACCGCCCTGCCGGTCGCGGTCTCGCCCTTGCGGTTCGGCGACAGCGACGCCCTGACCGAGGAGACGCCCGTCCTGGTCGCGAGCCGGATGAACGTCCTGGCGGTGGAGGCGGCCTATGTCCGCGACCGCCGGACATTCGCCGGCTCGTGGGAGTACCTGCTGGACGACGCCATCTTCACCGCGCCGCCTTTCCCGCATTTCGGCGGTGCGGCCCTGATCGACAGCGAAGGCAGGCTGGTCGGCATCGGCTCGCTGATCGTCCCGGATGCCGGTCCGCGCGGCCGGCCCATGCCCGGCAACATGTTCGTGCCTGTCGGCGCGCTCGAGCCGATCCTGGCCGACCTGCTGGCCGAGGGCCGGCGGAGCGGCGCGGAGCAGCCCTGGCTCGGCGTCACCCTGGCGGAGGATCGGGGCCATGTCTGGGTGCAGCGGGTAGCGCCCGACGGCCCCGCCGCGCAGGCGGGCCTCGGCGCGGGCGACCTCCTGGTCGGCGTCGCCGGCACGTCCACGCCCGACCTGGTCGAATTCTACCGTCGGGTGCGAGCGCTTGGCGCGGCAGGTGTCGAGGTGCCGCTCAACCGGCTGAACGGCAGCCGGATCGAGGACGTCATCGTACGCAGCACCGACCGCGCCAGCTACTTGCGCGAACCCTCCGGCCTGTGA
- a CDS encoding cupin domain-containing protein, whose translation MATHDTDTYYLFGTLVRFVARSSETGGAYCLTDTLVAPGAGAPPNRHPGDDESFYVLDGTFDFTIEGATTSHGPGAFIRVPTGAVHAFRNTGTAPARLMVINVPGVIHDGFFSEVGTPMPRGTWKLPAGMGGKPDAAKLKELAEIAGRHGLELVMG comes from the coding sequence ATGGCGACCCACGACACCGATACCTACTACCTGTTCGGCACGCTGGTCCGCTTCGTCGCGCGCAGCAGCGAGACCGGCGGCGCCTATTGCCTGACCGACACGCTGGTCGCGCCCGGCGCCGGCGCGCCGCCGAACCGGCATCCGGGCGACGACGAATCGTTCTACGTGCTCGACGGCACGTTCGACTTCACGATCGAGGGCGCCACGACCAGCCACGGTCCCGGCGCCTTCATTCGCGTGCCGACCGGCGCGGTCCATGCCTTCCGCAACACCGGCACGGCGCCGGCGCGGCTCATGGTGATCAACGTGCCGGGCGTGATCCATGACGGCTTCTTCAGCGAGGTCGGCACGCCGATGCCGCGCGGCACCTGGAAGCTGCCTGCCGGCATGGGCGGCAAGCCGGACGCGGCCAAGCTCAAGGAATTGGCCGAGATCGCCGGACGCCACGGGTTGGAGTTGGTGATGGGGTGA
- a CDS encoding cupin domain-containing protein, translating into MKERTPNPGEIVQALGMSAHPEGGHFVETYRDSPADGSRGAVTAIYFLLQAGEVSAWHRIDATEIWHYQAGAPLVLTLSPNGHDAASFHLGPDVLRGQKGHVVVPPHAWQTAESLGEWTLVSCTVSPAFAFEGFEMAPPDWRPTPR; encoded by the coding sequence ATGAAGGAGCGAACCCCCAATCCCGGCGAGATCGTCCAGGCGCTCGGCATGAGCGCTCATCCGGAGGGCGGGCATTTCGTCGAGACCTATCGCGACAGTCCAGCGGACGGCTCGCGCGGGGCGGTGACCGCGATCTACTTCCTGCTCCAGGCGGGCGAGGTGTCGGCGTGGCACCGCATCGACGCGACCGAGATCTGGCACTACCAGGCGGGCGCGCCGCTGGTTCTCACCCTCTCGCCGAACGGGCACGACGCGGCGAGCTTCCATCTCGGCCCGGACGTCCTGCGCGGCCAGAAAGGCCACGTCGTCGTGCCGCCCCATGCCTGGCAGACCGCCGAGTCGCTGGGCGAGTGGACCCTGGTGAGCTGCACGGTCTCGCCCGCCTTCGCGTTCGAGGGCTTCGAGATGGCGCCGCCGGACTGGCGTCCGACGCCGCGCTGA
- a CDS encoding DUF2283 domain-containing protein has protein sequence MRSHYDPEVDAFAVHFTEASVVKSEEVAPGGNLDFDVNGTIVGIEILNLSSIPDADKFGMDFRVLGDATRMRNDAA, from the coding sequence ATGCGCTCGCACTACGACCCTGAAGTCGACGCGTTCGCCGTCCATTTCACTGAGGCGTCGGTGGTCAAGAGCGAGGAGGTAGCGCCCGGTGGAAATCTCGACTTCGACGTGAACGGCACCATTGTCGGCATCGAAATCCTCAATCTCTCAAGCATTCCCGACGCCGACAAATTCGGCATGGACTTTCGTGTTCTGGGGGATGCCACGCGCATGCGCAACGACGCAGCCTAA
- a CDS encoding manganese catalase family protein yields MFMRVDKLQAELPAPKAKDPNAAAALQELLGGKYGEMSTLGNYMFQSFNFRSKSKLRPFYSLVASITAEELGHVELVSNGVAMLNNGPDSDDGDATDGGDISGAPFEDMKDVRLAAAFLAQGGGSVPGNSQGASWNMDFITTTGNVVTDLLHNFHLECGARLHKLRVYETLSDPTGREVCGYLLVRGSVHAHAYALALKKITGVEIEKMLPTPNINLSKIPECQKYLDEGSHRRLYRFSPDDYKEMAGIWSNDEAALPGDPPGALEVVDGLPEGGKIHQLTGVPSAFTPDYAPEEMFEIANKLYAKSR; encoded by the coding sequence ATGTTCATGCGCGTCGACAAGCTGCAGGCCGAGCTGCCCGCGCCCAAGGCAAAGGACCCGAACGCGGCGGCCGCGCTGCAGGAATTGCTGGGCGGCAAGTACGGCGAGATGTCCACGCTCGGCAACTACATGTTCCAGAGTTTCAACTTCCGCAGCAAGAGCAAGCTCCGGCCGTTCTACAGCCTGGTTGCCAGCATCACCGCCGAGGAGCTCGGCCATGTCGAGCTGGTGAGCAACGGCGTCGCCATGCTCAACAACGGGCCGGACAGCGACGACGGCGACGCGACCGATGGCGGCGACATCTCCGGAGCTCCCTTCGAGGACATGAAGGATGTGCGCTTGGCCGCGGCCTTCCTCGCTCAGGGCGGCGGCAGCGTGCCCGGCAACAGCCAGGGCGCGTCCTGGAACATGGACTTCATCACCACGACCGGCAACGTCGTGACCGACCTTCTGCACAACTTCCACCTGGAATGCGGCGCGCGCCTGCACAAGCTGCGCGTCTACGAGACTCTGTCCGACCCGACCGGCCGCGAGGTCTGCGGCTACCTCCTGGTGCGCGGCTCGGTGCACGCCCACGCCTACGCGCTGGCTCTGAAGAAGATCACCGGCGTCGAGATCGAGAAGATGCTGCCCACGCCCAACATCAACCTCTCCAAGATTCCCGAGTGCCAGAAATATCTCGACGAGGGCTCGCATCGCCGCCTCTACCGCTTCAGCCCGGACGACTACAAGGAGATGGCGGGCATCTGGAGCAACGACGAGGCCGCCCTGCCCGGCGATCCGCCGGGCGCGCTCGAGGTGGTCGACGGCCTGCCCGAGGGCGGCAAAATCCACCAGTTGACCGGCGTGCCCTCCGCCTTCACGCCGGACTACGCGCCCGAGGAGATGTTCGAGATCGCGAACAAGCTCTACGCGAAGTCGCGCTAG
- the ngg gene encoding N-acetylglutaminylglutamine synthetase, whose amino-acid sequence MTGTPQGETDPLDAEHMASLKNWGALPSDTEERMRADVTVDCGWGRVIFAQTFDAPRKIAAALKDERPGQRDIALYAREPHVVLSLAPQELFLDPSHTFRLVFERYEPSDRAIQGFTVRAARPDDGEDINRIYRSRHMVPAHPDYYAALGESGPVTLLVAEDASTRQVIGVVTGVDHVQAFNDPDNGTSLWSLAVDVQTPLPGVGETLVRSLVEAYRTLGRSFLDLSVMHDNAQAIALYRKLGFVQVPVFSVKAKNEINEKLFIGPAIETELNIYARIVVDEARRRGIHVEVLDAAGGFFRLSLGGRSVTCRESLSELTSAVAMSRCDDKAVTRRVITGADLRMPAQMALAGDEAGLEDFLDRHKRVVVKPARGEQGRGISVDLRSIDEVRSAIETASRTCEVVLVEEMVEGQDLRVIVIDNKVVAGAIRRPAEITCDGKSTIRSLIEKQSKRRAKATHGESRIPLDAETERCVRLAGHAMEDVPEEGAVIPVRKTANLHTGGTIHDVTDRLHPVLIDASIRAAKALEIPLVGLDFLVPSVSGADYVLIEANERPGLANHEPQPTAERFVDLLFPQTRFVPGT is encoded by the coding sequence ATGACCGGCACCCCGCAAGGCGAAACCGATCCCTTGGACGCGGAGCACATGGCGTCGCTCAAGAACTGGGGCGCGCTGCCCTCGGACACGGAAGAGCGGATGCGGGCGGATGTGACGGTGGATTGCGGCTGGGGCCGGGTGATCTTCGCCCAGACCTTCGACGCGCCGCGCAAGATTGCGGCCGCCCTGAAGGACGAGCGCCCGGGACAGCGCGACATCGCCCTCTACGCGCGGGAGCCGCATGTCGTCCTGTCGCTGGCGCCGCAGGAGCTGTTCCTCGATCCGTCGCACACCTTTCGCCTGGTCTTCGAGCGCTACGAGCCGAGCGACCGGGCGATCCAGGGCTTCACGGTCCGGGCGGCCAGGCCCGACGACGGCGAGGACATCAACCGGATCTACCGCTCGCGCCACATGGTGCCCGCCCATCCCGACTACTACGCGGCTTTGGGCGAAAGCGGCCCGGTGACGCTCCTGGTCGCCGAGGATGCGAGCACGCGTCAAGTCATCGGCGTGGTCACGGGCGTCGACCACGTGCAGGCCTTCAACGATCCGGACAACGGCACGAGCCTGTGGTCGCTGGCGGTCGACGTGCAGACGCCGCTGCCGGGCGTCGGCGAGACGCTGGTGCGGTCGCTGGTCGAGGCGTATCGGACCCTCGGGCGCAGCTTTCTCGACCTTTCGGTCATGCACGACAACGCCCAGGCGATCGCCTTGTACCGCAAGCTCGGCTTCGTGCAGGTGCCGGTGTTCTCGGTCAAGGCCAAGAACGAGATCAACGAGAAGCTCTTCATCGGGCCGGCGATCGAGACCGAGCTCAACATCTACGCCCGGATCGTGGTCGACGAGGCGCGGCGGCGCGGCATCCACGTCGAGGTGCTCGACGCCGCGGGCGGCTTCTTCCGGCTCAGCCTGGGCGGCCGCAGCGTCACCTGCCGCGAGTCCCTGAGCGAGCTGACCAGCGCCGTGGCGATGAGCCGGTGCGACGACAAGGCGGTGACCCGGCGCGTCATCACCGGCGCGGACCTGCGCATGCCGGCGCAGATGGCGCTCGCGGGCGACGAGGCCGGGCTGGAGGACTTCCTGGACCGCCACAAGCGCGTCGTGGTCAAGCCGGCGCGCGGTGAGCAGGGCCGCGGCATCAGCGTCGATCTGCGTTCGATCGACGAGGTGCGGTCGGCGATCGAGACGGCGAGCCGGACCTGCGAGGTCGTCCTGGTCGAGGAAATGGTCGAGGGCCAGGACCTGCGGGTCATCGTCATCGACAACAAGGTCGTCGCCGGCGCGATCCGCCGCCCGGCGGAGATCACCTGCGACGGCAAGAGCACCATCCGCAGCCTGATCGAGAAGCAGAGCAAGCGCCGTGCGAAGGCGACCCACGGCGAGAGCCGGATACCGCTCGACGCCGAGACCGAGCGCTGCGTCCGGCTGGCCGGCCATGCCATGGAGGACGTGCCCGAGGAGGGCGCCGTGATCCCCGTGCGCAAGACGGCGAACCTGCACACGGGCGGGACGATCCACGACGTCACCGACCGGCTGCACCCCGTCCTTATCGACGCCTCGATCCGCGCGGCCAAGGCCTTGGAGATACCACTGGTCGGGCTCGACTTCCTGGTGCCCAGCGTGTCGGGAGCGGACTACGTCCTCATCGAGGCCAACGAGCGGCCGGGCCTCGCCAACCACGAACCGCAGCCCACGGCGGAGCGCTTCGTCGATCTGCTCTTTCCGCAGACCCGGTTCGTGCCGGGGACCTGA